In Archangium violaceum, the following are encoded in one genomic region:
- a CDS encoding DUF2520 domain-containing protein: MSPPRASRPRVVVVGMGRLGGALALALAAKRWPVRVLARSEDGRRRAVELGLRLASESDVAQARVCLLCVPDKAVPLAAEELKPRLSRGAALVHCAGALSLEALGAPRGRVLGSFHPLVAVSDPRDSLAGNSVALSTRSRWLREVLERMAKDAGLRALRVPEKHRAAYHAGAVLSAGGVVAALSAAVEAFRVAGISEEDALAALLPLTRSALRGVEARGLAAGYTGPIARGDSGVVAAHLAALPPVAGEVYRPLSRRGVQLVGHRLPPEARAALEKLLDSETPRRR; the protein is encoded by the coding sequence GTGAGCCCCCCGCGCGCCAGTCGCCCTCGGGTGGTGGTGGTGGGCATGGGCCGGTTGGGAGGAGCGCTGGCCCTCGCGCTCGCCGCGAAGCGCTGGCCCGTGCGTGTGCTGGCGCGCTCCGAGGACGGTCGGCGCCGCGCCGTGGAGCTGGGGCTGAGGCTGGCCTCCGAGAGCGATGTGGCCCAGGCCCGGGTATGCCTGCTGTGCGTGCCTGACAAGGCCGTGCCCCTGGCCGCCGAGGAGTTGAAGCCCCGGCTCTCGCGTGGGGCGGCCCTGGTGCACTGCGCGGGCGCGCTCTCGCTGGAGGCCCTGGGCGCTCCGCGCGGACGGGTGCTGGGTTCGTTCCATCCGCTGGTCGCGGTGTCGGATCCGCGTGACTCGCTGGCGGGGAACTCGGTGGCCCTCAGCACCCGCTCTCGCTGGCTGCGCGAGGTGCTGGAGCGGATGGCGAAGGACGCGGGACTGCGCGCCCTGCGGGTACCGGAGAAGCACCGCGCCGCCTATCACGCCGGGGCCGTGCTGAGCGCGGGGGGCGTGGTGGCAGCGCTCTCCGCGGCGGTGGAGGCGTTCCGCGTCGCGGGCATCTCCGAGGAGGATGCACTCGCCGCGCTGCTGCCGCTGACTCGCTCGGCGCTGCGCGGCGTGGAGGCGCGAGGACTGGCGGCCGGGTACACCGGCCCGATTGCTCGAGGGGATTCGGGCGTGGTGGCAGCGCATCTCGCGGCGCTCCCGCCCGTGGCGGGCGAGGTCTATCGGCCACTGTCACGGCGTGGAGTGCAACTCGTGGGACACCGTCTGCCTCCAGAGGCCCGCGCCGCTCTGGAGAAGCTGCTCGACTCCGAGACTCCTCGACGGAGGTAG